The following are encoded in a window of Methanobrevibacter ruminantium M1 genomic DNA:
- the carA gene encoding glutamine-hydrolyzing carbamoyl-phosphate synthase small subunit, with translation MGNEAKLALEDGTVLKGKAFGYETTTVGELAFSTGMSGYTESLTDPSFKGQILMSTYPLEGNYGVSEDWYQSDSVHVEGFVVREACKKLSNFGTKKTLDDFLKEFKVSGIEDIDTRDLTLKIREKGSLKAALATEEIDDDELVAKAREHTSITELDLVPLVSTPEIKAFGDFDKTVAIIDCGVKRNIIKCFLENNIGVALFPYDTDYQTILDYGVDGLMVSSGPGNPERLTSTIENVEKLLNRFPVFGICMGQQVIAKAFGATTYKMKFGHRGANQPVKDLNTGKVFITSQNHGFCIDPESLAGSDLELNQINLNDGTPEGFLHKELPLRTIQYHPESGPGPNDTKVLFEEFGQMIREY, from the coding sequence ATGGGAAATGAAGCAAAATTAGCTTTGGAAGATGGAACTGTCCTAAAAGGTAAAGCCTTTGGTTATGAAACTACGACTGTAGGTGAGCTTGCTTTTTCAACTGGCATGTCCGGTTATACAGAAAGCCTAACAGACCCTTCCTTTAAGGGACAAATATTAATGAGCACATATCCTTTGGAAGGAAATTATGGTGTAAGCGAAGATTGGTATCAATCTGACAGTGTTCATGTAGAAGGATTTGTAGTAAGGGAAGCATGTAAGAAATTATCCAATTTCGGAACTAAAAAGACCTTGGATGACTTTTTAAAGGAATTCAAAGTATCTGGAATCGAAGATATTGATACAAGGGACTTGACTTTAAAAATCCGTGAGAAAGGTTCATTAAAGGCAGCCCTTGCCACTGAAGAGATTGATGATGATGAACTTGTTGCAAAGGCACGTGAACATACAAGCATCACTGAATTGGATTTGGTTCCATTGGTTTCAACTCCAGAGATTAAGGCTTTTGGAGACTTTGACAAGACTGTAGCTATTATTGACTGTGGAGTTAAAAGGAATATCATTAAATGTTTCCTTGAAAACAATATTGGCGTTGCCCTTTTCCCATATGATACAGATTATCAAACAATTCTTGATTATGGAGTTGATGGGCTTATGGTCTCTTCAGGCCCTGGAAACCCTGAGAGATTAACCAGCACAATTGAAAATGTGGAAAAATTGCTTAACAGATTCCCTGTATTCGGAATTTGCATGGGTCAGCAAGTAATCGCTAAGGCATTTGGCGCAACAACATATAAAATGAAATTTGGTCACAGAGGAGCAAATCAGCCAGTTAAGGACTTAAACACTGGAAAAGTGTTTATCACTTCACAAAACCATGGATTCTGTATTGATCCTGAATCTTTAGCTGGAAGTGACTTGGAACTCAATCAAATAAACTTAAATGACGGCACTCCTGAAGGATTTTTGCATAAGGAATTGCCTTTAAGGACCATTCAGTATCACCCGGAATCCGGTCCTGGACCTAATGATACTAAGGTCTTGTTTGAAGAGTTTGGCCAAATGATTAGGGAGTACTAG
- a CDS encoding zinc-ribbon domain-containing protein: protein MNQFCPKCGAKLLDPYAKFCSQCGTNLTEKKEINIDELPEERIDLREGMTNTNKGMYRYTKWGRRKKKPVNWDMEK from the coding sequence ATGAATCAATTTTGTCCAAAATGTGGTGCAAAGCTTTTAGACCCTTATGCAAAGTTTTGTAGTCAATGCGGCACTAATCTTACTGAAAAGAAAGAAATAAACATTGATGAATTGCCTGAAGAAAGAATTGACTTAAGAGAAGGGATGACAAACACCAATAAAGGAATGTACAGATACACAAAATGGGGAAGACGAAAGAAAAAACCTGTAAATTGGGATATGGAAAAGTAA
- a CDS encoding adhesin-like protein translates to MVLICPILAEEAHATTVFLTSDNVLGHDEDMQMLNDIKQQIETKSNGQITVIVDENASNPGEGTRAMNADCDIAVTIAYACAGNLVDLGSYSVQSTKKIIYVNAGSLDLTSINFLRRSYDDNWSSSSFASLQNPGQYLYDSGITLLQPGQKFYGETDNGNLDHCSSEIDGYIADEVMKQVYSNGVIRKLDSDYINRHKLDPKYLAEDSKKIVDGFGTPMADSYGSYTTQQLLYMSASYLVGYSLDVPQQFAPPENPAEYSAFTKGTYSFNEYCEMADIVVDYMNEHGKAPDSISYKGATISYYDLVYNFALLTQDDFDAAHMNFPQNADFQKYNSNILLDILPIAIIIVVIIAVAIIIRKLIKKGRRGIKRIKNRGKDNNYYRNQASGNRSRKSRGGSRDNYSRNSARYNNSRGNQSSRKSRNSGRPRNSRNSRDSRNSKNKRSTKLFHKNVDLDQYDNSRSKEPKRLNKKR, encoded by the coding sequence TTGGTTCTTATTTGCCCTATCCTTGCTGAAGAGGCACATGCAACAACTGTCTTTCTAACATCAGACAACGTTTTAGGCCACGATGAGGACATGCAAATGCTAAATGATATCAAACAGCAGATTGAGACCAAATCAAATGGGCAAATTACAGTCATAGTTGATGAGAATGCCTCAAACCCTGGAGAAGGGACTCGGGCAATGAATGCTGATTGCGACATAGCTGTAACAATTGCCTATGCCTGTGCCGGAAACCTGGTGGACCTTGGAAGCTATTCAGTACAATCCACCAAAAAGATAATCTATGTGAATGCAGGCTCACTTGACCTTACAAGCATAAACTTCTTAAGAAGGTCTTATGACGACAATTGGTCTTCATCCAGCTTTGCATCCCTTCAAAACCCTGGACAATATCTATATGATTCTGGAATAACCTTATTGCAGCCTGGACAAAAGTTCTATGGGGAAACAGACAATGGAAACCTGGACCATTGCAGCTCTGAAATAGACGGATACATTGCAGATGAAGTGATGAAGCAAGTCTATTCAAATGGAGTAATCAGAAAACTGGACTCAGATTATATAAACAGACACAAGCTGGATCCAAAATACTTAGCAGAAGATTCCAAAAAGATTGTTGACGGATTTGGAACTCCAATGGCAGATTCCTATGGCTCATACACCACACAGCAATTATTGTATATGAGCGCATCCTATTTGGTAGGATATAGTCTAGATGTTCCACAACAATTTGCCCCTCCAGAGAATCCTGCAGAATACTCTGCATTTACAAAGGGAACATATTCATTCAATGAATACTGTGAAATGGCAGATATTGTAGTGGATTATATGAATGAGCATGGAAAGGCTCCAGATTCAATAAGCTATAAGGGAGCTACAATCAGTTATTATGACTTGGTCTATAACTTTGCGCTCCTTACTCAAGATGATTTCGATGCAGCTCATATGAACTTCCCTCAAAATGCCGACTTCCAAAAATACAATTCAAATATCCTATTGGACATTCTTCCAATAGCAATTATTATAGTTGTCATTATTGCAGTGGCAATTATAATAAGAAAATTAATTAAAAAAGGAAGAAGAGGAATTAAGAGAATCAAAAACAGAGGCAAGGACAATAATTATTATAGAAATCAGGCAAGTGGAAACAGATCTAGAAAATCAAGAGGAGGTTCTAGAGACAATTATTCTAGAAACAGTGCCAGATATAATAATTCAAGAGGAAATCAATCCTCTAGAAAATCTAGAAATAGCGGAAGACCTAGAAACTCTAGAAACAGCAGAGACTCTAGAAACAGCAAAAATAAAAGGTCAACTAAACTTTTCCACAAAAATGTAGACCTTGACCAATATGATAATTCTAGATCAAAAGAGCCAAAAAGATTGAATAAGAAAAGATAA
- the rimI gene encoding ribosomal protein S18-alanine N-acetyltransferase, whose product MLIREFLPSDLARVYQIEVESFSTPYDIPILKQLYDIGAGFLVATENGQVVAYIIFWLKEENLGHIIALAVDRKFRGQHIATRLLMMAVTVLRNCSVPKITLEVKAQNTPAISFYEKFGFKIERKVPNYYEDGSDAYVMYFYTDSIKN is encoded by the coding sequence ATGCTTATTCGCGAATTTCTTCCATCTGATCTGGCTAGAGTTTATCAAATTGAGGTAGAATCCTTTTCAACACCTTATGATATTCCTATTCTTAAGCAATTATATGATATTGGTGCAGGATTTCTTGTAGCAACTGAAAATGGTCAGGTTGTTGCTTATATTATTTTCTGGCTTAAAGAGGAAAACTTAGGTCATATTATCGCTTTAGCTGTAGATAGAAAGTTTAGGGGTCAACATATAGCAACTAGGTTGCTTATGATGGCTGTTACTGTTCTTAGAAATTGTAGCGTTCCTAAAATTACCTTGGAGGTTAAGGCTCAAAATACTCCTGCAATTAGCTTCTATGAAAAATTCGGCTTTAAAATAGAGAGGAAAGTTCCAAATTACTATGAAGATGGATCTGATGCCTATGTGATGTACTTTTATACAGATTCCATTAAAAATTAG
- a CDS encoding UPF0146 family protein — protein MWDDLEEYIENLSNDYSSKNNRKTKIVEIGVGKFQTISDHLRENENIELIMTDIDPANENVVKDDVFNPNMDIYKGADIIFSIRPPGEIQEAIMKIRDEIDCTLIIKPLFNEDLNIKAKGMKLKNYNRASFYIYQKE, from the coding sequence ATGTGGGATGACTTAGAAGAATACATTGAGAATCTATCTAATGATTATAGCTCAAAGAACAATAGAAAAACAAAGATTGTAGAGATTGGAGTTGGAAAATTCCAAACAATATCTGACCATTTAAGGGAAAATGAAAACATAGAGCTTATAATGACCGACATAGACCCTGCAAATGAGAATGTCGTTAAAGATGATGTGTTTAATCCAAATATGGACATCTACAAAGGTGCAGACATAATATTTTCAATCAGACCTCCAGGCGAAATACAAGAAGCCATTATGAAAATCAGAGATGAAATAGATTGCACTTTAATAATTAAACCTTTATTTAATGAAGATTTAAATATAAAAGCCAAAGGAATGAAATTGAAAAATTATAATAGGGCTTCATTTTACATTTATCAAAAGGAATAA
- a CDS encoding cation-translocating P-type ATPase, whose translation MEEILKTYNTTIEGLTNHEAKERLEKYGPNKIQEQESDGLLKLFLSQFADALIFLLIIAAIISYLIGNHLDAVVIVIVVIINSIIGFIQEYRAENAMQELKSLVSKEAHVRREGKTKIIPAEKLTIGDIVLIEEGNKVPADLLLVESYDLTIDESLLTGESEEVRKNADYSNMGNLEEKIRNISSHYQEEELREKIVSMNSNVLSGRGTGVVIAVGMDTTIGKIATMIQEEDEETPLAKKVDKLGKRIGALSIAVCIGVFFIDFFQDYNIIEGFMTAVSLAVAAIPEGLPAVLTLTLALGMQKMAKSNAIVKKLSSVETLGSCTFICTDKTGTLTENRMTVREDFLLDNDKSVLISGLCNNAKYETVDEGEYESLEKDNNRARNSSEEDSKKTENSKEESQLIGNPTDIAAYNFAKGHGFDKLDPEHSYTRLDEIPFDSNRKRMSVIYKKETQNETEYYIFTKGAPELILNLSDRIEKDGNIKEIDSETISKINRKIDEMTNKTLRVIGLSYKQIDEEDYNKIKNSHNDNKIHDIQEELERNLIFTGLLGIMDPPRAEAIDAVASCQKAGIEVVMITGDHKDTATAIAREIGILSKEDCESLSKHVLTGEELDRLNDDEYRNIVEEIKVYARVYPEQKRRIIDILQSKDHIVSMTGDGVNDAPALKKAAIGVAMGSGTEVTKESADMIIQDDNFATIVSSIKEGRTIYDNLKRFLKFQLSTNIGAILTITIGSLLPIPTPFTPIQLLWINIIMDGPPAQSLGLEASEDNIMERPPERGELLDKKTLIKITISGIVMTIGTLSLFIYELGLNSPYGKTKAITMAFTVFVLYQLFNALNYRSKSNVKNKMLIFSLIGTFILQVLVIYVPYLQIIFKTCPIEPFDWILVIILSAIILVTDKIANRLIN comes from the coding sequence ATAGAGGAAATCTTAAAAACCTACAATACCACAATTGAAGGTTTAACCAATCATGAGGCTAAAGAAAGATTAGAAAAATACGGCCCTAATAAGATTCAAGAGCAGGAAAGCGACGGGCTGTTAAAACTTTTTTTATCACAATTTGCCGATGCATTAATCTTTCTTCTTATAATTGCAGCGATAATCAGCTATCTAATTGGTAACCATTTAGATGCTGTTGTAATAGTTATTGTTGTAATAATTAACTCAATAATTGGATTTATTCAAGAGTATCGTGCAGAAAATGCCATGCAGGAACTAAAAAGCCTAGTGAGCAAGGAAGCCCATGTAAGAAGGGAGGGCAAGACAAAAATCATCCCTGCTGAAAAGCTTACAATTGGAGATATAGTCCTGATTGAAGAGGGAAACAAAGTCCCTGCAGATCTGCTTCTCGTTGAAAGCTATGACCTTACAATAGATGAATCTCTGCTAACTGGAGAGTCTGAAGAGGTTAGAAAAAATGCTGATTATTCCAATATGGGCAATCTTGAGGAAAAGATAAGAAATATTTCAAGCCATTACCAAGAGGAGGAATTAAGAGAAAAGATTGTCTCAATGAATTCCAATGTATTATCCGGTAGAGGCACTGGTGTTGTGATTGCAGTTGGAATGGACACTACAATCGGAAAGATTGCCACTATGATTCAAGAAGAAGATGAGGAGACTCCTTTGGCTAAAAAAGTGGACAAGCTTGGAAAAAGAATTGGAGCTTTATCCATTGCAGTCTGTATTGGAGTATTCTTTATAGATTTCTTCCAGGATTATAATATCATAGAAGGATTTATGACTGCAGTTTCCTTGGCTGTAGCTGCAATTCCTGAAGGATTACCTGCCGTTTTAACATTGACTTTGGCTTTAGGAATGCAAAAGATGGCTAAATCAAATGCAATAGTTAAAAAACTTTCTTCAGTCGAAACCTTAGGTTCATGTACATTCATCTGTACAGATAAGACTGGAACATTAACAGAAAATAGAATGACTGTTAGGGAAGACTTCTTATTGGATAATGACAAATCAGTATTAATTTCAGGCCTTTGTAATAATGCAAAATATGAAACTGTAGACGAAGGAGAGTATGAATCTCTAGAAAAAGATAATAATAGGGCTAGAAATAGTAGTGAAGAAGACAGCAAAAAGACTGAAAACAGCAAAGAAGAAAGCCAATTAATCGGAAACCCTACAGATATAGCAGCATATAACTTTGCAAAAGGCCATGGATTTGACAAATTAGACCCTGAACACTCCTACACACGTCTTGATGAGATTCCTTTTGACAGCAACAGAAAGAGAATGAGCGTTATCTATAAAAAGGAAACTCAGAATGAAACAGAATATTACATATTTACTAAAGGAGCTCCTGAATTGATTTTAAACCTATCCGATAGGATAGAAAAAGATGGAAATATCAAAGAAATCGATTCTGAAACCATATCCAAAATAAACCGCAAGATTGATGAGATGACCAATAAAACATTAAGGGTCATTGGGCTTTCCTATAAGCAAATAGATGAGGAAGACTACAATAAGATAAAAAATAGCCATAATGATAATAAAATACATGATATCCAAGAGGAATTGGAAAGAAACCTAATCTTCACAGGACTTCTTGGAATAATGGATCCTCCAAGAGCCGAAGCGATAGATGCAGTGGCAAGCTGTCAAAAAGCAGGAATTGAAGTCGTAATGATAACTGGAGACCATAAGGACACTGCTACAGCCATTGCCCGAGAAATCGGAATATTATCAAAAGAGGATTGTGAGAGCCTTAGCAAGCATGTGCTGACCGGTGAGGAACTGGACAGATTGAATGATGATGAATATAGAAATATCGTAGAGGAAATCAAGGTTTATGCCAGAGTATATCCAGAGCAAAAAAGAAGAATCATTGATATCCTGCAAAGCAAAGACCATATCGTTTCAATGACAGGTGACGGAGTCAACGACGCTCCGGCCCTTAAAAAAGCAGCCATAGGAGTTGCAATGGGAAGCGGAACAGAGGTCACCAAAGAGTCTGCTGATATGATTATTCAAGACGACAACTTTGCAACAATAGTCTCATCAATCAAAGAGGGAAGGACAATATATGACAATCTTAAGAGATTCCTTAAATTCCAGCTCTCAACAAATATAGGAGCTATATTAACAATCACTATAGGCTCATTGCTTCCTATACCAACTCCATTTACTCCAATCCAGCTTCTTTGGATTAATATTATAATGGATGGCCCTCCAGCACAGTCATTAGGATTGGAGGCCTCTGAAGACAATATTATGGAAAGGCCACCTGAAAGAGGAGAGCTTTTAGATAAGAAGACATTGATTAAGATTACAATTTCAGGAATTGTAATGACAATTGGAACCTTATCCTTATTCATTTATGAATTGGGACTAAATTCACCATATGGTAAAACAAAGGCAATTACCATGGCATTTACAGTATTCGTGTTATACCAATTGTTCAATGCATTAAATTACAGGTCAAAATCAAATGTGAAAAATAAGATGCTTATATTTTCACTTATTGGAACATTCATACTCCAAGTGCTGGTTATCTATGTGCCATACTTGCAAATAATATTCAAAACATGCCCAATAGAGCCATTCGATTGGATCTTGGTAATTATATTATCTGCAATCATTTTAGTCACTGATAAAATAGCTAATAGGCTAATCAACTAA